One genomic window of Bacteroidetes Order II. bacterium includes the following:
- a CDS encoding flavodoxin family protein, with protein sequence MKTGIIILGSSNSNGNTFTVSKYISKKTNYQIIDLNSKSIGHFDYEFKNKNDDFMPLIKEIVNKYEVLIFATPIYWYTMSGIMKIFFDRLTDCIKIEK encoded by the coding sequence ATGAAAACAGGAATAATTATTTTAGGAAGTTCAAATAGCAATGGAAATACGTTTACGGTATCGAAATACATTTCCAAAAAAACCAATTATCAAATAATTGACCTAAATTCAAAATCAATTGGGCATTTTGATTATGAGTTCAAGAATAAAAACGATGACTTTATGCCACTGATAAAAGAAATAGTTAACAAATATGAGGTTTTAATCTTTGCAACCCCTATTTATTGGTACACCATGAGCGGGATCATGAAAATTTTCTTTGACAGACTTACTGATTGTATTAAAATAGAAAAGTGA
- a CDS encoding N-acetyltransferase, whose translation MPSKPPHFRAAIPDDALRMVEIYNQAIAAQNATMDDAPKPMDYFANLMANLQEREDYFVVSNREEILGWSAIKLWSPKVGYRFTAETSIYLDFSVTGKGIGHFLQEKTIHTCRQLGYHHLIARIWRTNEGSIRFHERFGYRIIGIQEQVGFMNGSWQDVAILQCILTND comes from the coding sequence ATGCCTTCAAAACCACCGCATTTTCGGGCGGCGATCCCAGATGATGCCTTGCGCATGGTGGAAATTTATAACCAAGCCATTGCCGCGCAAAATGCCACAATGGACGATGCGCCCAAGCCAATGGATTATTTTGCTAATTTGATGGCTAACCTTCAAGAACGAGAGGATTATTTCGTGGTCTCTAATCGCGAAGAAATCCTTGGATGGTCCGCTATTAAGCTATGGAGTCCCAAAGTAGGCTATCGCTTTACAGCAGAAACTTCTATTTATTTGGACTTCTCCGTAACAGGAAAAGGAATCGGGCATTTTTTGCAGGAAAAAACCATTCACACTTGTCGCCAGTTGGGATATCACCACCTAATTGCGCGCATCTGGCGCACCAACGAGGGTAGCATCCGCTTCCACGAACGCTTTGGTTATCGGATTATTGGGATTCAGGAACAGGTCGGTTTCATGAATGGTTCATGGCAAGATGTAGCCATCCTCCAGTGTATCCTAACTAATGATTAA
- a CDS encoding nuclear transport factor 2 family protein codes for MRTFYFFVILLITTGFAPNLHAQKPAKDAVMQVVQTLFDGMRKGDSTMVRSAFHPKIKMGTTFLDRNGKPQAQIEDSPRNFLEAVGKPHPQIWDERIGVVDIRVDGSLATAWMPYTFYIGDKLSHCGHNSMQFVETESGWKILFLLDTRTRNNCDDPKNLLPTLEASLNTFIDAWHRAAATADENVFFGSMNADGVYLGTDETERWTRPEFEAWGMKYFQGETAWDFKPKNRHIMISQDGRMAWWDELLDTWMGVCRGSGVLVLTSNGWKIQHYNLAVTVPNDKINGFIELVTGKKQKRK; via the coding sequence ATGCGTACCTTTTATTTTTTTGTCATTCTCCTTATTACGACGGGCTTTGCTCCTAATCTTCATGCACAAAAACCTGCGAAAGACGCAGTAATGCAGGTCGTGCAAACCCTTTTTGATGGCATGAGGAAAGGGGATAGCACGATGGTGCGTTCTGCCTTCCACCCTAAAATAAAAATGGGAACTACTTTTTTGGATCGGAATGGCAAGCCACAAGCCCAAATCGAGGATTCGCCGCGCAATTTCCTGGAGGCCGTAGGGAAACCACACCCACAAATCTGGGATGAACGCATTGGCGTTGTGGATATTCGCGTGGATGGATCTCTTGCCACGGCCTGGATGCCCTATACCTTTTATATCGGCGACAAACTAAGCCACTGCGGCCATAATTCTATGCAATTCGTAGAAACCGAAAGCGGCTGGAAAATCCTCTTCTTGTTGGATACACGTACCCGAAACAACTGCGACGACCCCAAAAACCTTCTTCCTACGTTGGAAGCCTCGCTGAATACCTTTATTGATGCTTGGCACCGCGCCGCAGCTACCGCAGATGAAAATGTATTTTTTGGCAGCATGAACGCCGATGGCGTGTATCTGGGAACCGATGAAACCGAACGCTGGACCCGACCGGAATTTGAGGCGTGGGGAATGAAGTATTTTCAGGGCGAAACGGCGTGGGATTTTAAACCCAAAAATCGCCATATCATGATTAGTCAGGATGGCCGCATGGCATGGTGGGATGAGTTATTGGACACGTGGATGGGTGTTTGCCGAGGCTCTGGTGTGCTGGTCCTCACCTCCAACGGCTGGAAAATCCAACATTACAACTTGGCCGTAACCGTCCCAAACGACAAAATAAATGGCTTTATAGAACTCGTTACAGGAAAAAAACAAAAGCGTAAATAA
- a CDS encoding PD40 domain-containing protein, translated as MIAKTLRYFFLFRPFWVWVLLLPVAVQAQFGELLYRPAGLKYKVLKTDHFDLIHYEGQEETARQAATILENNLSETQKLIGNHEPFRLSVVLNGYNDASNGFVTVFPFRSEIEVPAIRGKYLHPGAENWLEAVLPHELVHAVEIDHYKRNTLTRLFPEWARFTNAFRPSGFLEGVAVYQESKLHDGEVGRLNHPFFTMQYRASMGSPFGWTLSQAITPNYYGMPSGRHYLGGSYLVQFLADEFGDGTYQRYSKAFAKRPYLGTAFALYKATGKWPYELNKLFREQEIQAERRRVGKLGAITKPQLLGNRIGAFHNNPIWTDDKTVLTYGTGYHDRPGFYLTDVESGTTRILAHEQINEDHAFSFDPNNGEVLWGDYNDVLNTPTQFISDINKLALDTGKKEELTNGKRVFTPIRNENGTLWATQNRGESSDWVEILPNGETKTVCASGYGRLLEIAPRPGTEEVYVLLNVRGEQGIFKAKIADTCTFEPVALTGKGSVFDPSWSRDGRWMLFTADSTGVPNVYAWDTKTNQHFRLTNAPYGAYEAAFSPDGSQVAVVWYGREQESIGILPFIPEKLKKVPGFAQSGKDKNWAEMLTQVPIAPYEGGLLAPYKPLDHLKNWVVPVSARLVDEEKSGLGLQIIMIDVLRRFKTTASAFWLGKRPWGEVSVGTAQLPLRPTFSVFNRPTYRLGDMEELGMGLALTKPLIRQSGVFPIQADISLAGFQRRIRPYDLGGGFTANTGVSGGFLLYHKAQANVRDLRPNTGTILSANGSWDKSKGEEKGLLSFDVAADRYIGYGKARNRSGKVSVAYATFNEADEHFLSSLRIPGYPTTPPGRHFLRIGADYLTPVWYIDRGIMTLPVHADVLYATVFGNSVINTTQIESRHTAFGLGLGLRFRVFRNIALDVQYNLAYKVQDQNFMSEFYSN; from the coding sequence ATGATTGCCAAAACCTTGCGCTACTTTTTTCTCTTTCGTCCCTTTTGGGTATGGGTTTTATTGCTTCCGGTAGCGGTTCAGGCCCAATTCGGTGAACTGCTGTACCGCCCTGCAGGGCTTAAATACAAGGTGCTTAAAACAGATCATTTTGACCTCATCCATTATGAAGGTCAGGAGGAAACGGCACGCCAAGCGGCGACCATTCTCGAAAACAACCTTTCGGAAACCCAAAAATTGATTGGTAACCATGAACCGTTTCGACTTTCAGTGGTCTTAAATGGTTACAATGATGCCTCGAACGGGTTTGTAACGGTCTTTCCGTTCCGCTCGGAGATCGAAGTACCTGCTATACGTGGAAAGTACCTACATCCTGGTGCCGAAAATTGGCTGGAAGCAGTTTTGCCTCACGAGTTGGTTCATGCGGTAGAGATTGATCATTATAAACGCAATACGCTGACAAGGCTTTTTCCGGAATGGGCCCGTTTTACCAATGCTTTTCGTCCTTCTGGATTTTTGGAAGGGGTTGCCGTTTATCAAGAAAGCAAATTGCACGATGGCGAAGTAGGTAGGCTAAATCATCCATTTTTTACGATGCAGTATCGTGCGTCCATGGGCAGTCCATTCGGTTGGACATTGAGCCAGGCCATTACTCCCAATTATTACGGTATGCCCTCCGGAAGACACTATTTGGGCGGGTCATATCTGGTTCAGTTCTTGGCAGACGAATTTGGGGATGGGACGTACCAGCGATACAGCAAAGCCTTTGCCAAAAGACCTTATCTGGGAACCGCTTTTGCACTGTATAAAGCTACTGGAAAATGGCCCTATGAGCTGAACAAATTGTTTCGCGAGCAAGAAATTCAAGCCGAACGCCGACGGGTCGGAAAATTGGGTGCTATTACCAAGCCACAACTTTTGGGGAACCGTATCGGGGCTTTTCATAACAACCCTATCTGGACAGACGACAAAACGGTGCTTACATATGGTACAGGCTATCATGATCGTCCGGGATTTTATTTGACGGACGTTGAGTCTGGAACGACACGGATATTGGCACACGAACAAATCAACGAGGATCATGCATTCTCATTCGATCCGAACAACGGTGAAGTGTTGTGGGGAGACTACAATGATGTATTGAATACCCCTACACAGTTCATTTCGGACATCAATAAGTTGGCGTTAGACACCGGAAAAAAGGAAGAGTTGACCAATGGGAAGCGGGTATTTACACCAATCCGGAATGAAAATGGGACGCTTTGGGCAACCCAAAATCGAGGTGAATCTTCGGATTGGGTGGAGATACTGCCGAACGGGGAGACCAAAACCGTATGTGCATCGGGCTATGGCCGTCTTTTAGAAATTGCACCACGTCCGGGCACAGAAGAAGTTTATGTATTGCTCAACGTAAGAGGAGAACAAGGGATTTTTAAGGCGAAAATAGCCGATACGTGTACTTTTGAGCCTGTAGCACTGACTGGAAAAGGGTCTGTTTTTGATCCTTCTTGGAGCCGTGATGGTCGTTGGATGTTGTTCACCGCCGATTCGACAGGTGTTCCCAATGTTTATGCTTGGGATACAAAAACCAATCAGCACTTCCGCTTGACGAATGCGCCTTATGGTGCATACGAGGCTGCTTTCTCGCCCGATGGCAGCCAAGTGGCTGTTGTTTGGTATGGCCGCGAACAGGAAAGCATTGGGATTTTACCCTTCATTCCAGAAAAACTGAAAAAGGTGCCAGGATTTGCACAAAGCGGAAAAGACAAAAACTGGGCTGAAATGCTCACACAAGTACCCATTGCGCCATACGAAGGTGGGCTTTTGGCGCCATATAAACCCCTTGATCACTTGAAAAACTGGGTGGTCCCCGTATCTGCTCGGTTGGTAGATGAGGAAAAATCTGGCTTAGGACTGCAAATTATCATGATAGATGTCCTTCGGCGGTTTAAAACAACGGCTTCTGCGTTTTGGCTGGGAAAAAGGCCCTGGGGTGAAGTTTCTGTTGGGACGGCGCAGCTTCCTCTTAGGCCCACGTTTTCGGTCTTTAATCGTCCTACGTATAGATTGGGCGATATGGAAGAATTGGGAATGGGGCTGGCACTTACCAAACCACTCATTCGTCAAAGCGGTGTTTTTCCGATACAAGCCGATATTTCTCTTGCTGGCTTTCAGCGACGGATACGTCCGTATGATTTAGGAGGGGGATTTACGGCGAATACTGGTGTTTCTGGTGGATTTTTACTTTATCACAAAGCACAGGCCAATGTTCGCGATTTACGTCCTAATACCGGAACAATTCTTTCGGCAAATGGAAGTTGGGACAAATCAAAAGGGGAAGAAAAGGGCTTGTTGTCTTTTGATGTGGCCGCCGATCGCTACATAGGATATGGCAAAGCCCGCAACCGTAGTGGAAAGGTTTCGGTGGCCTATGCTACCTTTAATGAAGCCGACGAACATTTTTTATCTTCGCTTCGTATTCCGGGCTACCCCACAACCCCGCCTGGCCGTCATTTTCTACGGATTGGGGCGGATTACCTCACACCCGTTTGGTACATTGATCGCGGCATTATGACCCTGCCCGTTCATGCGGATGTGCTCTATGCCACGGTTTTTGGCAATTCGGTCATCAATACCACCCAAATAGAAAGTAGGCATACGGCTTTTGGCCTAGGCTTGGGGCTTCGTTTCCGTGTCTTCAGAAATATCGCATTGGATGTGCAGTACAACTTGGCCTATAAGGTACAGGATCAAAATTTTATGTCGGAGTTTTATAGCAACTAA
- a CDS encoding T9SS type A sorting domain-containing protein, with amino-acid sequence MFTKLFYLSLVVILLGGCNERNAQEEGKDLRPTERAYLQRLYPFGQADPEVYQKALKHIALMQAQTLQKRSIWSNLTWSFAGPTNIGGRVVDLEYNPQNPNIVYAASATGGLFKSTNGGNNWQAITDQLPIQTIGDLGVDPKNPENLYLGTGEANGGHNNFAGGGLYKSIDGGTSWVFKGLGQTASIGRVIVDHQNPQRIFVAAVGSYFHPNPDRGVYRSKNGGDSWEKILFVSDSTGVVDLVQHPTNPNILYASTWERVRRPDFNTHLFGPSSGIYRSTDGGDSWQRLGNGLPDSKQVNVGRIGLAISASSPNVLMALYSDGSSLSGLYKTENGGDTWASTGGMSTLSGVDGGFSWYFGQIRIHPTDPNVVFVMQVQCMRSADAGQTFTNVTGNMHVDFHSMAFHPQNPHQILTGNDGGIDVSSNNGLNWAPGGDLPITQFYEINYDPSNPLRLFGGTQDNGTIRTTTGGTSDWGSIYGGDGFYVIVHPTNPNIIYAESQNGGLGKSINGGSSFRSALTGVNSSDKRDWSMPVIMDPHNPEVLYLGTNRIYRTENGASNWTAVSPVLPRSSAASRMGAITTIAVSPTDRNVIYVGTDDGQVWVTNNYAETWTNISAGLPNRWVTRIAVDPGDATAAVVTFSGLKFYDPQPHVFRTLNSGVNWQNISSNLPDLPVNALAIDPLFPSNIFVGTDAGAFVTGNYGATWQPLGLGMPAMPVYDFKITPDRSFLIAGTHGRGMYKLPLSNSPAAREQETHPDKMTLLTLFPNPLRQQGTIEVRNPFPQLVRLDIFDVQGRRIRSISDTPLATGIHRFAFSVNDLPNGTYVIRLATPQKIVTRKMMIQR; translated from the coding sequence ATGTTCACCAAACTGTTTTATCTCTCCTTAGTGGTCATTCTCCTTGGAGGTTGCAACGAGCGTAATGCTCAAGAAGAAGGCAAAGACCTTCGCCCTACCGAACGCGCCTACCTCCAGCGCCTGTATCCCTTCGGGCAAGCAGACCCAGAGGTCTATCAGAAAGCCCTTAAACACATTGCTTTGATGCAAGCACAAACCCTCCAAAAGCGCAGCATCTGGTCTAACCTTACATGGAGTTTTGCAGGGCCTACGAATATTGGCGGTCGAGTAGTGGACTTGGAATACAACCCACAGAACCCAAACATTGTCTATGCGGCTTCTGCTACGGGCGGACTTTTTAAAAGCACCAATGGCGGCAATAATTGGCAGGCCATTACCGATCAATTGCCTATTCAAACCATTGGCGACTTGGGGGTGGACCCCAAAAATCCGGAAAATTTGTATCTGGGAACTGGAGAAGCCAATGGTGGGCACAATAATTTTGCTGGTGGAGGTTTGTATAAATCCATAGACGGCGGAACTTCTTGGGTATTTAAGGGGCTTGGTCAAACGGCTTCCATAGGTCGGGTTATAGTAGATCACCAAAATCCACAACGGATTTTTGTGGCGGCGGTGGGTTCGTACTTCCACCCCAATCCAGACAGGGGCGTGTACCGCTCTAAGAATGGAGGAGATTCATGGGAAAAAATATTGTTTGTCTCGGATTCTACAGGCGTGGTGGACTTGGTGCAACATCCCACCAATCCCAACATCCTTTACGCATCCACTTGGGAACGTGTTCGGCGACCCGATTTTAACACCCACCTCTTTGGACCTTCGAGCGGGATTTACCGAAGCACCGACGGCGGAGACTCGTGGCAACGTCTTGGTAATGGCCTCCCCGACTCGAAGCAAGTAAATGTTGGACGTATTGGGTTGGCGATCTCGGCCAGTTCACCCAATGTGCTGATGGCCCTGTATAGTGACGGTTCTTCATTAAGCGGCCTTTACAAAACAGAAAATGGGGGCGATACGTGGGCATCAACCGGTGGAATGAGTACGCTGAGCGGTGTTGATGGGGGCTTTTCCTGGTATTTTGGACAAATTCGCATTCATCCAACGGACCCCAATGTGGTTTTTGTGATGCAGGTGCAATGTATGCGATCGGCAGATGCCGGCCAAACCTTTACCAATGTCACAGGGAACATGCACGTAGATTTTCATTCTATGGCCTTTCATCCACAAAATCCCCATCAAATCCTCACAGGCAATGATGGAGGCATTGACGTCTCTTCCAATAATGGACTTAACTGGGCCCCCGGTGGCGATTTACCAATAACGCAGTTTTATGAAATCAACTATGATCCATCCAATCCCCTTCGGTTATTCGGTGGCACACAAGACAACGGAACCATCCGCACCACCACCGGTGGGACATCAGACTGGGGTTCGATTTATGGCGGGGATGGCTTTTATGTGATTGTACACCCTACCAATCCTAATATCATCTATGCAGAATCTCAGAATGGGGGTCTTGGTAAATCTATTAATGGCGGCTCCTCTTTCAGAAGTGCCCTTACAGGAGTAAACAGCAGCGACAAGCGCGACTGGTCTATGCCTGTAATTATGGATCCACACAATCCAGAAGTTTTGTATTTAGGCACAAACCGGATTTACCGCACTGAAAATGGCGCGAGTAATTGGACTGCCGTTTCTCCTGTGTTGCCCCGTTCATCGGCTGCCTCCCGAATGGGTGCAATTACTACCATTGCCGTTTCACCCACCGATCGGAATGTGATCTATGTAGGGACCGATGATGGGCAGGTTTGGGTAACCAATAATTATGCAGAAACTTGGACCAATATTTCGGCGGGATTGCCCAACCGTTGGGTGACTCGCATTGCCGTAGATCCTGGAGATGCCACTGCGGCCGTGGTCACCTTTTCTGGCCTGAAGTTTTATGACCCGCAGCCTCATGTATTCAGAACACTAAATTCCGGGGTTAATTGGCAAAATATTTCATCCAATTTACCGGACCTACCTGTTAATGCCTTGGCTATAGACCCCTTATTCCCTTCTAACATCTTTGTCGGAACCGATGCAGGGGCATTTGTGACAGGAAATTACGGTGCAACTTGGCAGCCACTTGGATTGGGGATGCCCGCAATGCCAGTTTATGATTTTAAGATCACGCCCGATCGTTCCTTCCTGATTGCTGGGACGCATGGACGTGGGATGTATAAATTGCCTCTTTCCAACTCTCCTGCTGCACGAGAACAGGAGACTCATCCAGATAAAATGACCCTCCTCACCCTTTTCCCGAATCCACTAAGACAACAAGGCACCATTGAGGTGAGAAATCCATTCCCACAATTGGTGCGTTTAGATATCTTTGATGTGCAGGGACGACGCATTCGGTCTATTTCGGATACACCGCTTGCTACCGGAATACATCGTTTTGCCTTTTCAGTTAATGATCTACCAAATGGTACTTATGTAATCCGCTTAGCAACTCCACAAAAGATTGTCACGAGAAAGATGATGATTCAGCGGTAG
- the nadD gene encoding nicotinate (nicotinamide) nucleotide adenylyltransferase produces the protein MKKQIGIFGGSFNPPHIGHLMLAEWLGEAANLDEVWWMPVATPPHKVLAGSVSGEIRLNMVAAAIADNPRFRSCDFEVRKGEVSYTVETLRAFNERYPDVWFSLIIGGDSLQQFHTWRLYPEILQRAHLLVYNRVGTDFSEVHPEIMANATLFPAPLIELSSTAIRERIQQGLSIRYQVPEGVHEIISSECLYQK, from the coding sequence ATGAAAAAACAAATCGGAATATTTGGTGGCTCATTTAATCCACCACACATTGGGCATTTAATGCTGGCCGAGTGGCTGGGAGAGGCGGCAAACTTGGACGAAGTTTGGTGGATGCCCGTCGCCACACCACCGCATAAAGTGTTGGCAGGAAGTGTGTCTGGAGAAATTCGGTTAAACATGGTGGCGGCGGCCATTGCGGATAATCCACGCTTCAGAAGTTGTGACTTCGAGGTACGCAAAGGAGAGGTTTCCTATACCGTCGAGACCTTACGGGCCTTCAATGAACGTTACCCCGACGTTTGGTTCTCGCTTATTATTGGGGGGGATAGCCTACAACAATTCCATACATGGCGATTATATCCGGAAATTCTCCAGCGTGCCCATTTATTGGTCTATAACCGCGTTGGAACGGATTTTTCGGAAGTCCATCCGGAGATTATGGCCAATGCCACCCTGTTTCCTGCACCCCTGATTGAACTTTCCAGTACCGCCATTCGGGAAAGAATCCAGCAAGGGTTGTCCATTCGATATCAAGTTCCGGAAGGGGTTCACGAGATTATTTCCTCCGAGTGCTTGTATCAGAAGTAA
- the nhaC gene encoding Na+/H+ antiporter NhaC: protein MSETKKTSTPSLWHSLIPIFVLIGLLSSSVLLFGDGSSSGPNQIALILSAMVAAIIGLRSGHTWNELQEGMVHGVSLAMGAIFILLIVGALIGTWILSGIVPSMIYYGLKVLDPSYFYAATVIICSMTSLATGSSWTTASTVGIALVGISGALQLSPAVTAGAIISGAYFGDKLSPLSDTTNLAPAMAGTDLFTHVRHMLWTTIPSLAIALIIFAVMGLMAPHAASGGDLNAMLSALEQNFSIGPHLFLGPALVFFLIYKKMPAFPALLIGALAGGVMAMIFQPTVVQKFADSPELGGITVLFKGVWKSLFSPFTIDSGNEALDNLLSRGGMSSMLNTIWLILSAMIFGAVMEKTEMLEVIANKILSMAKSTGGLITATLITSLGMNIVASDQYIAIVLPGRMYRAEFARRKLHPKNLSRALEDAGTLTSPLVPWNTCGAFMATTLGVATFAYLPYCFFNLLNPVISSIYGYTGFTIEKLEEEATTA, encoded by the coding sequence ATGTCAGAAACAAAAAAAACCTCCACACCAAGTCTTTGGCATTCCTTAATTCCCATTTTTGTTTTAATCGGCCTTTTATCCTCTTCCGTTTTATTATTTGGTGATGGCTCATCGTCTGGCCCGAACCAAATTGCATTGATCTTATCTGCTATGGTGGCCGCTATAATTGGATTACGTTCCGGGCATACTTGGAATGAATTGCAAGAAGGGATGGTACACGGCGTTTCGTTGGCAATGGGTGCGATCTTTATCTTGCTTATTGTTGGCGCCTTAATCGGCACTTGGATTTTGTCCGGCATTGTGCCCAGTATGATTTATTATGGCTTGAAAGTCTTAGACCCAAGCTACTTTTATGCGGCAACCGTCATCATTTGTTCGATGACATCGCTTGCAACGGGAAGTTCATGGACAACTGCAAGTACAGTAGGAATTGCTTTGGTTGGAATTTCAGGTGCCTTACAGCTCTCTCCTGCTGTGACGGCTGGGGCCATTATTTCTGGTGCCTATTTTGGAGATAAACTCTCCCCACTTTCTGACACGACCAATTTGGCCCCTGCGATGGCTGGTACCGACTTATTTACGCACGTTCGACATATGTTGTGGACGACCATTCCAAGTTTAGCGATTGCATTGATCATTTTTGCCGTAATGGGTCTCATGGCCCCACATGCTGCTTCTGGTGGCGACCTCAATGCCATGCTATCGGCTTTAGAGCAAAATTTCAGCATTGGCCCACACTTATTTCTTGGCCCTGCACTGGTCTTTTTTCTCATTTACAAAAAAATGCCAGCCTTCCCTGCTTTGTTGATCGGCGCATTGGCTGGCGGGGTAATGGCCATGATTTTCCAGCCTACGGTTGTCCAAAAGTTTGCTGACAGCCCAGAATTAGGCGGCATTACTGTTCTGTTTAAAGGGGTGTGGAAGTCCCTGTTTTCCCCCTTCACCATAGATTCGGGGAACGAGGCGCTAGACAACTTATTGTCCCGTGGCGGGATGTCGAGTATGCTCAATACCATTTGGCTTATTTTATCTGCGATGATTTTTGGCGCAGTCATGGAAAAGACGGAGATGTTAGAAGTGATAGCAAATAAAATTCTGAGCATGGCCAAAAGTACTGGAGGCTTAATCACGGCCACGTTGATCACGTCTTTGGGCATGAATATTGTAGCTTCGGACCAATATATCGCCATTGTTTTGCCAGGGCGTATGTATCGTGCAGAATTTGCACGCAGAAAGCTGCATCCGAAGAATCTTTCTCGTGCCCTTGAAGATGCTGGCACGCTTACCTCTCCGCTTGTACCATGGAATACCTGCGGTGCATTTATGGCCACTACGCTTGGGGTAGCCACGTTTGCTTATCTGCCTTATTGTTTCTTTAACTTGTTAAATCCAGTTATTTCCTCTATTTATGGCTACACGGGATTTACCATTGAGAAATTAGAGGAAGAGGCCACGACTGCTTAA
- a CDS encoding hemolysin III family protein → MQTKNTLLDPVKEELANSITHGIGVVLSIIGIALLLPNAVLKGSWVAVLSCALFGGSMLLLYLFSTLYHSIQHETVKPVLKLLDHMGIYLLIAGTYSPFLLMQIQGTLGWVSFVLIWIIAVLGVLYKLFFRHRFEKLSLALYLGMGWLAVLIGKPFIETVPTSSIIFIILGGLSYTVGTWFYTQKNRPYFHAIWHVFVLAGTITHFIAVMILF, encoded by the coding sequence ATGCAAACCAAAAACACCCTTTTAGATCCTGTAAAAGAAGAGTTGGCCAACAGTATTACACATGGCATTGGCGTGGTTTTGAGTATTATAGGAATTGCCCTTTTGCTCCCGAATGCCGTTCTGAAAGGCTCTTGGGTGGCCGTGTTAAGTTGTGCCCTTTTTGGCGGCTCCATGTTATTGCTCTACCTCTTTTCTACATTATATCATAGCATTCAACACGAGACTGTAAAACCTGTTTTGAAATTATTAGATCATATGGGCATCTACTTACTCATTGCCGGAACCTATTCTCCATTTTTATTGATGCAAATACAGGGAACCCTTGGCTGGGTGAGTTTTGTCCTCATTTGGATCATTGCCGTTCTTGGCGTTTTATACAAGTTGTTTTTCCGGCATCGGTTCGAAAAGCTATCTCTGGCTTTGTATTTGGGGATGGGCTGGCTCGCGGTTTTGATTGGTAAACCCTTTATAGAAACGGTTCCCACTTCAAGCATCATTTTTATCATTTTGGGCGGTCTTAGTTATACCGTCGGGACGTGGTTTTATACCCAAAAAAACCGGCCCTATTTTCACGCCATCTGGCATGTTTTTGTATTGGCCGGAACCATTACCCATTTTATTGCAGTCATGATTTTATTCTAA
- a CDS encoding ROK family protein yields the protein MAFSLGIDIGGTKMIFWDNRYPDGIRFPTGPDFNLHNLRARINEYLTTCPEKPESIGIAFPGLVRNASEVVVCNDVPGLNGLKTDDLRLPQIPVRFINDVNAATLYAKTQYHSHTLAMVMVGTGIGMGIAIQGNLFMGGNGWAGELGSLVFPTAGGTKTLDELAGGKALLEHVRQTPRFLHDRLAQEETEAVALVHDAGVALGMGLSTVLHLLNPDVLVLGGGTLAFRGYTSAALATLRKFTLPPVLTSCSIYTPQDAASWAAKGAHFFALHPTSYA from the coding sequence ATGGCCTTTTCTCTCGGCATAGATATTGGTGGAACCAAAATGATTTTTTGGGACAATCGCTATCCTGATGGAATCCGATTTCCCACTGGCCCAGATTTTAATCTCCACAACCTGCGTGCCCGAATCAACGAATACCTTACCACTTGCCCCGAAAAACCCGAATCTATTGGCATTGCCTTCCCTGGATTGGTTCGGAATGCCTCGGAAGTGGTTGTGTGCAACGACGTACCCGGCCTAAATGGCCTCAAGACCGATGATTTACGCCTGCCACAGATTCCTGTACGGTTCATCAACGATGTAAATGCGGCTACCCTATATGCCAAAACCCAGTATCATTCTCATACATTGGCAATGGTGATGGTAGGTACGGGCATTGGCATGGGGATCGCCATTCAAGGCAACCTCTTTATGGGAGGGAATGGCTGGGCGGGCGAATTGGGGAGTTTAGTTTTCCCAACTGCTGGTGGTACTAAAACCTTAGACGAATTGGCCGGAGGCAAGGCATTATTGGAGCATGTGCGTCAAACGCCCCGCTTTTTGCACGATCGTTTGGCGCAAGAGGAAACAGAAGCGGTGGCGCTGGTACACGATGCCGGCGTTGCGTTGGGAATGGGGCTTTCCACGGTACTGCATCTGCTTAATCCGGATGTCTTGGTATTGGGTGGTGGAACCCTTGCGTTCCGGGGTTATACTTCGGCAGCATTGGCAACGCTCAGGAAATTTACGTTACCTCCCGTTTTAACCTCATGTTCTATTTACACTCCACAAGATGCCGCAAGTTGGGCGGCCAAAGGCGCACACTTTTTTGCCCTCCATCCCACATCTTATGCCTAA